Proteins encoded by one window of Lathyrus oleraceus cultivar Zhongwan6 chromosome 1, CAAS_Psat_ZW6_1.0, whole genome shotgun sequence:
- the LOC127132653 gene encoding acyl-CoA-binding domain-containing protein 1, which translates to MITSSITHLVNVMQEDFEEHAAKVKTLKESPSNENLLILYGLYKQATLGPVTTARPGIFSQKDRAKWDAWKAVEGKSKDEAMSDYITKVKQLLEEAGLSA; encoded by the exons ATGATTACTTCAAGCATTACACACTTGGTTAATGTGATGCAGGAGGATTTTGAGGAGCATGCTGCGAAAGTCAAGACTCTAAAAGAGAGTCCATCAAATGAAAACTTGCTTATCCTTTATGGATTGTACAAGCAAGCCACTCTTGGACCTGTTACCACCG CTCGTCCTGGGATTTTCAGCCAGAAAGACAGAGCTAAATGGGATGCATGGAAGGCTGTTGAAG GAAAATCCAAGGATGAAGCAATGAGTGATTACATCACTAAGGTGAAACAGCTGCTCGAAGAAGCTGGTCTTTCTGCTTAA